The Streptomyces sp. NBC_00483 genome contains the following window.
GCGATCCGTTCACCCTCGCTCGGGGCGGCGGGGCGCACAAGACGGAAGCGGCCGTCGACGGTGAGCAGCAGGGCGTCCGGGCCCGTCCAGCGTGGCGGCACGGGGGCGAGGTCGCCGGGGACGTCGACCGGCTTTCCGTCGACGACGAGGGTGCAGGTGGCGGCGGGTGACGCGGTGGTCCGCAGGTAGGCGAGAGAGCCCTCGCCCTTCGGGGCGACGGCGGGGGTCATGACCTGGGCGCCGGAGTCGTCGGTGTGTTCGGTGGTGACAGCCCCGGTGCCGTCGGCGGCGGCCGAGGCGAGGGTGGACGCCTGGAGGGTTCCGGCATCGGTGACCACTCCTCGTACGAAGAGCACGCGCGTGCCGTCGGCGGACCAGGTCGGGTCGAAGTCCTCCCAGGCACCGGCCTGCCCCGGGCCTTCCTGGCCGGGAGCGCCGGTGAGGCGGGTGAGGGTTCCGTCGCGTACGTCGATGGTCCAGATGCGGTACGGGGCGGCCGACTCGGGGTCGCCGCCGCGCTCGGAGGCAAAGGCGATCCGGTGGCCGTCCGGGGACCAGGCGGGGCCGCGGTCGTCCCACGGCCCGTCGGTGAGCTGCTTCGGCGTGCCCCCGTCGGCGTCCAGAAGCCACAGGTGGAAGCCGCCGCCCTGGTAGCCGCAGACGACGAGCCGTTTCCCGTCGGGGGCGAACTGGGGGCGGGTGGGCTCGAGTTCGGGGGTGGTGAGCGGTCTCGCGGTGCCGCCCTTGCGCGGGATCGACCACAGGATGTTCTGGATCTCGGCGACGAAGCGGTCACCGGACGGGGCGAGGGTGGCGGCCCCATTGGTGGCGGCGGTGAAGAAGAGCGACGCGGGGGCGGTCGCCACGGCCGCCGCCGCCGTCGCCGGTTCGAGGAGCGCACCGGCGCCCGCGGCGACGGCGCCGGCCGTGGCGGTGGTGGTCTGCAGGAACCGGCGGCGGGTGAAGGACGGACCGGTAACAGGGACGGTGCCCGGAGTGGTGGCGGAGGTGGTGACGGGGGTGGTGACGGGGGTGGTGTCCATGAGACTCCCATTGCACGGAGGGCATGTGGGCCCACGGGACCGAGGGGGCCCGTGGGCCTTGCGGGACCGAACTGTGCGCGAGTCGGAGAAGGGACGCACAGCAACATACGTGGCACCCGCAGTGAGTCAACATGGCCGTCACCGCGAACCGGCCGAAGGACACACGGAAGCCGCCCGCCGGAGTGGACACGGCGGACGGCTTCCAGGAGCTTGAAGTTCGGATCGGCCCGCGGCTCTGCGTTCGGCTTTCCGCTACTGCTCGACCGGCCCGGTGGGTCCGGTGAGCGGCAGCACCGTCTGGCACTTCACCGCGCGGGGGTGGGCGGGGTCGAGCGCGTTCAGTACGTGGGTGAGGGTGATGGGGTCGTACGGGGCCTGCAGATGGTCGGAGTAGTCCTTGGCGCAGGTGTCCTGGAGGCGGATGTTGCGCACGGTCGCGCCGGGGCCCGCCTTGAGGAAGGCGTTGGTGTAGGGCGTGACCACCTCGTCGTACTTGGTGGCGATGACGGTGTAGTCGACGCCCGGCACGGTGTCGCCGCCGGCGTCCAGGGCCTTGTTGAAGTCCGAGCCGATCTCCTGCTCGGAGAGGGCCGGTGCGGTCTTGTCGAGGAACCCGTTCACCGGTTGCAACAGGTGGAGTTGGCGGCCGAGTTCGGTGATTCCGGAGAGCGTGGTGCCGTGGTTGGAGGGGGTGATGCCGACGAGCTTGTCGACCTTGCCCGCGGCGCTCGGGTCGTCCTTGAGGTAGGTGCGGGGCAGCGGGCCGCCGCCCTGGGAGTGGCCGACGAGGTCGACCTCGGCCGTGCCCGTCGCGCCGCGCACCTTGTCCACGAAGGCGCCGAGTTGAGCCGCGCTCTCCTTCATGTGGGCGGTGCCCTGGATCGGCGACGTCTGCTTGTCGGCCCCGTAGTTGAAGGCGAAGACGCAGTAGCCGTTGTTCGCCAGCAGGGGCGCCGCGCCGCGCCAGTTGTCGTTCATGTTCTCGAGCGTGCCGTGGACCAGGACGACGGGTCGCGGATGTTCGCCGCTCGGCTTGCAGCCCCAGTCGTTCGCGCCGGGCGGCGCCTCACCGGCCTTGAAGAATCCGGCCAGGAATCCCTTGGTGAAGTTGTACTCGACCGGCCGTTGCTCCTCGGCGGCGGTCGCGTGCGGGGAGCCGAGCGAGACAAGTCCCGCGATTCCGAGGACACCCGCGGCGGCCGCGCCGAAAACCCTGCGTCTCATTTCCAGTACCGTCCCTTGTTCTGGAATGCCGCGTACTGCGCGGCATCGGACGGCGTGAAGCTAGGAGACACCGGAGGGGCCCGGCAATGGTGTTGGCACGGCGGTGCGTTCGGCGCGCAGAACGGTGCCAGGTTTCCGTACGCACGCCGATCGAAAGTGTCACTTGGGTGAGCGCTTCGCCGCTCCCGCGACCCCAGTGATCCGCAATATCGCTGGTGAACGACCGACTAGCACCGGTAGTTGACTTCCTGTCAACATCTTGACCCGCGAGTAACCTCGACCCATACTCGGCGGACGGACGGACCTGGGAGCGAAGGGATGAACGGTTCCGACACGGCGGCAATGCCGTCTTTCGGCGGCGCATGGGCAGTGTTTCCGCAGCGCCTCGGAGACGAGCTGCGCAAGGAGAACCGCACCCTGGCGGCCGAGATCATCCATGAAATCCGGCGCCAGATCCCGGAATTCTCCCGGCCGTTGTCGGGGAAGTTCGGGGCATTCATTCGAAACGGCGTGGAAACCGCTCTCGCCGAATTCGTCGACCGGGTAGGCGAGGGCGGCGGCGAACTCGACGCGCGGCGCCTTCCGGTCTACCGGGCGCTGGGGCGCGGCGAGTTGGCGGTGGGACGGAGCCTGGACGCGCTGCAGGCGGCATACCGCCTGGGCGGCCGGGTGGCGTGGCGCCGCTACGCGCGGGTGGCGCGCCGCCTGTCGCTGGGCACGGAGGCGGTGGCGCAGCTCGCGGAGACGGCGTTCACCCACATCGACGAGATCGCGGCGGAGTCTGTCGCCGCGTACGCCCGCGCCCAGGCGGACGCGGCGGGAACCCTGGGGCGTCGCCGCCACCGTCTCCTCACGTTGCTGATCGCGTCGGACCCGCCGGCGGCGGACGCCTTGGAGCAGGCGGCGCGGGATGCGGAGTGGGCGTTGCCGGAGATGGTGGCGGGGGTGGCGTTGGGGCCTCGGCGGGTTGCGGGGTCCGGTGCCGGGGTGACTGGTCCGGGGACGGCGCTTCCCGGCGGTTCACGGTCACCCGCATCCGGCACCGGCGGTCCACCGTCACCCGCGCCTGGGACCGGCGGCTCCCAGTCACCCGCACCCGGCACCGGCGGGTCCCAGCGGCCCGCATCCGCCCCGGGTGGGCAGCCCGCGGCATCCGCCCACGACGACGCGGATGCCGCGCCCACCTTCCGGAAGCCACTCCCCCAGGACGTGCTCGCCGAGCTCGACGGCCCCGCCCCCTGCCTCCTCGTCCCCGACCCCGACCCCGGCACCCTCCTCACCGACCCCCGCCTGCATCGGCTGCTGCACGAACGCTCGGGTGTCATCGGCCCCGTCGTCCCCCTCGCCCAGGCCGCCGATTCGCTGCGCTGGGCCCGGACCCTGCGCGAACACGGTCCCGCCGACACCCACCGGGAGGCGGGCCGACACCTCCCGGACCTCCTCCTGCTCGCCGACCCCGCGCTCGTCCGCCTCATGGCCACGCGGCGCCTCGCGCCCCTCGCAGGCCTCACTCCGAAACAGCGCAACCGCCTGGCCCACACCCTCCTCGCCCACCTGCAGAGCCCGCACGGCAGCGCACCCGAACTCGCCGAGCGCCTGGACATCCACCCCCAGACCGCCCGCCAACGCCTGCACCACCTGCAACGCCTCTTCGGCCCCGCCCTCACCGACCCGGACGCCCGCTTCGAGCTGGAGGCGGCGCTGCGCGCGAAGACACCGGAGACCCAACCGTAAGCCCGTGACCAGCGGGAACGCCCGCCGGTCACCTCCAAGGAATACCCCACCCCGTACCTCCGTTGAAGGGCTCGAGCAAGGAGGCAACAGTGGAGCAGCAGTACTACACGCACGGGACGGCCGCGGAGCGCTGGGACCGTGCCCAGATGTTCTTCGACGCCAAGGAGTACGCGAACGCCGCCCGGATCCTCGACGGCCTCGTCGAGGAGGTACCCGAGCAGACCGGCCCCCGCCTCCTCCTGGCCCGTTCGTACTACCACTCGGCCCAACTGGGCCGCGCCGAGACCGAGTTGCGCACCATCGTGGAGCGCGACCCGGTGGAGCACTACGCCCGCCTGATGCTCGGCCGCACGCTGGAGCGGCAGGGCCGGGGCGACGAGGCGGCGCCGCACCTGCGGATGGCGTCGGCGCTGGCGGGCGACTTCGACTAGCCGGTCGCGCGCCAAGCACAGATCAACAGACACAGAACAGCATGCGGGTCCTGCCATCCGGGCAGGACCCGCATGCTGTTGAGGCTCGTACAGGTCTAGCTCAGGACTAGGGCCCTTCTGACGGATCTTGCCGGAGTCGCGGGCCCTGGCACGCACATCTGCGGCGTTGTCGTCGGTTGCCAACTCCCCCACCCTCGAACCAGGCTTCGCCAGGCTCGGGCGGGAGGTACCCCCTTCGCGTTGACGCCCTCCTCCGCCTTGCAGCTGCACGCACCAGACCCCGCTCGCCCGTACCGAACATGACAGTCGACCGTGTCCAGCCTGATCCGTCAGAAGGGCCCTAGCGCAGGCCGGATGCCAGAACTCGCCCGAGCGCCGCCCTGCCCGCAGGCCCCCACGTCGGCTTGCCGCCAGGAAGGCCCCGATCGCCGTTCTGGCCCATGAGGATGAGGAAGAGGCTCTTCATGGCGGCCAGCCCTCGGGCACGCCGGACCGTCGCGTCGTCCGCACGCGCGTACGCCTCGAAGAACCGTGAGACCACGCCCGCGGGAAGGAGCAGCCACGCCGCCGCGAGGTCCCACACCGGATCACCGGCGAACATGGCATCGAAATCGACCACGCCCGAGAGGGTCCCGTCCGAGACGACGACATTCGCGGGATGAAGGTCACCGTGCAGCCATACCGGTGGCCCCTGCCACTCGGGGGCCGCAACAGCGTCGTCCCAGACGTCCCGGACGGCCCCGACCTCGGCGGCAAGACCGCCGGCGTCGATGGCTTTCAGGAAATCCTCGAAGCCGTCCGTGCACTTCTTGGGGTGAGCGCCGCGGTCCGAACTGGCCGGCGCCTCGGCGGGCGCCTCCACATGCAGCGCCCCGAGGAACCCCGCCAGCGCGTCGGCCGCGTGGTCGCCGCGACTGATCGCGGCGGAGTCCAGCGGCTCGCCGCGAACCCACGTCATGACACTCCATGGCCTCGGAAAGCGCGCGGACGGTTCACCGATCCGCACAGGGGTCGGCACCGGGAGCGGAAGACGCGGGGCCAGGACAGGCAGCCAGCGGCACTCCTTGCGCAGAAGCTCCGGGACACCTTCCATACGCGGCACGCGCACGGCCAAATCGTCCCCGAGACGCCACATCTTGTTGCCCCAGCCGCCCGCCACTTCGCGGATGGGCAGCCCCGCGAGGTCCGGATGCTGGTCGGTGAGCAGGTCGTGCACCAGCTCTGCAGTGATCTCGATCTCGCCGTCGGTCATGCGAAGCCACAGTAGGTGCATTCCTGCTGACGACTCAGCCGTGTTGCGTGTTGGTGGCTCAGCCGTGTCGCCTGCCGGTGGCTCAGCCGAGTCGCCGGCGGACGGTGACCGCGAGACCCAGGAGAGCGCTGCCGCTGTGCCGGTGAACGGGGTCGGCGCAGGCCGTACAGCCAGCCCGAGAGCAGTCCGGCCAGGCTTGCGGCGGCAACGACGGGTGCGGCCGCCCCAGGCGTTCCGTGCTCGGTGGCAAAGGCGCTCACCGAGAGGCTCATGGTGCCGAAGTACAGGCCGATGGCCAGGTTGAGTGCGGCGAGAAGGAGGAATTCGGGACGCAGCAGCGTCGGCTCGGTGCGAAGTCCCTCGGCGTGCCGGCGGGCAGGACAGGGGGCGGTCCGAGTCTGGAGTGTGAGGGCTCCTCCCCCGCCCAGTACCAGGGCTGTGGCGAGGGCGCTGGCAAGCGGAGCCGCCCCGGCCGCACCGAGGGCGGTGACCAGGACGGGGCCCAGCAGAAAGGCACTGGCGTTGGCGAGTGATTCCAGGGAGAAGGCGGTGGGCAGTTCGTCGTCGCGTCCGTCACGGAGCAGATGGGCCCAGCGCGCCCCGGAGAGCGCCCCGAGCTTGCCGTACGAGCCGGTGCGGGCGTGCAGCAGCCAGACCAGACCGATGCCGGTCATGGCGATGCCGACGCGGCCCAGGGCCGCGGAGAGGAAGAAGGCGGTGGCGCCGGGGATGCGCAGCAGGGGGCGATAGCCGGAGGCGGCGGAAGGCATGACGATGTCCTTCGGTGCCGCCGGGCGGGACGGGCCACCCTGGATCGCCGGCGCCTGGCACCGCATCGGGTGCGACGAAATCACTGGTGCGATCCGTGGCCCGCCGGGGACGTCCAGAACTGCGGAAGGACGGGACACGCGTCCTTGCCGCCGCCCCAACTCACCAGGCGGAGTACGCTATTTCGGTCCGGGCCAAGGTGGACCCGGACGACTGCGAGGACCGTAGCAGGAGCCGGAGCGGAGCAGCCGTACGGCCGGGGAGCCACGGAGCCCGCGCACCCGTGAGCTGGGACTCGGCTAGCCTTGCTGGACGATGAACCGCACAGATCAGCCCGCGCCGGCCCCTCGCCTGACCACTCCCTGGGGAGACGTCGACCTCGCCCGCTTCCCGGAGAACCCCCGCGACCTGCTGCGCGCATGGGACGCCGCGGACACGTACCTGCTGCGGCACCTCGCCGACACGGGAACGGACCTGACGGGCGCGGTGACGGTGGTGGGCGACCGCTGGGGCGCGCTGGCCACGGCGCTCACGGGGATCCCCGGCTGTACGCCGACCCTGATCTCGGACTCGTACCTCGGCCAGCAGGCGACGTACGCGAACCTGACCCGGAACGAGCACACGGGCACCCGCCTCCTCACCACGCAGGACACCCCTCCCGCGACCATCGACGTCCTCCTCGTCCGCGTCCCGAAGAGCCTCGCCCTCCTCGAGGACCAGCTGCACCGCCTGCGGCCCGCCGTGCACGCGAACACGGTGGTGATCGGCACCGGCATGGTGAAGGAGATCCACACCTCGACGCTGAACCTGTTCGAGCGGATCATCGGCCCGACGCGTACGTCGCTGGCGGAGAAGAAGGCGCGGCTCATCTTCACGGAGCCGGACCCGACGCTCGCCCCGGCCCCGAACCCGTGGCCGCACACCTACGAACTCCCGTCCGACATCGGCCCGTTGTCCGCCCGCCCGGTGGTCAATCACGCGGGCGTGTTCTGCGCGGAGCACCTCGACATCGGCACCCGTTTCCTCCTCCAGCACCTCCCGCGGGCCACGGACGCGCGCAGGATCGTCGACCTGGGCTGCGGCAACGGAGTCGTCGGCACGAGCGCCGCGCTCACCCACCCGAACGCGGACGTCCTCTTCACGGACGAGTCGCACCAGGCGGTGGCCTCGGCGGAGGCCACGTACACCGAGAACGTCGGAGACCGACCGGGCAAGGCCGAATTCCGCGTCGCCGACGGCCTCGCCGACACACCTCCCGGCAGCGTGGACCTGATCCTGAACAACCCGCCGTTCCACACCCACCAGGCCACGACGGACGCGACGGCGCACCGCATGTTCACCCAGGCCCGCGCGGCACTCCGCCCCGGCGGCGAGCTGTGGGTGGTGGGCAACCGGCACCTCGGCTACCACGTCAAGCTGCGCCGCCTGTTCGGCAACAGCCAACTGGTCACCAGCAACGCGAAGTTCGTGATCCTGAAGGCGGTCAAGCAGGAGCCTCGCGACCGGCGCGGCTGAGCGCGTTCAGGCGGACCGGACGACGTGGTGGATCGCGGCCGCGACGTCGACGGCGACATGGGTGGGCCGGTAGCCGTCCGCGGCCCAGGCCCGCCCACCCGAGACCCATACGCTCCGCAGCCCGAGCGCGTGGGCACCCGCGATGTCGGCATGGGGTGAGTCACCGACGACCCACGCCCCCTCCAGGGGAACGCCGACGGCGTCGGCGGCCGCCCGAAAGATCCCCGGATCCGGCTTCTTGTGACCGACGGCCTCGGAAACGGCCCACCCCTGAACAAGCCGGTCGAGCCCGCTGGTCCGCATCTTCGCCACCTGCTGAGCAGTACGGCCGTTCGTCACGATGCCGCAACTCCAGCCCCCCGCCCGCGCTTTGACCAACGCATCGCGAGCGTCCTCCGCCAGGACGACACGATCCGCACCACCCCCATCAAGAAGCGCACGAACGGCCGCGACAGGCACCACATCGCCGTACCTGTCCGCCATCGCCGCGGCGACTTCCCCACGCGCCGCGTAGCCACCGCCATCCAGATCCATCACCCATCCGACATCGACGGCGGCCAAGCCGTACTCGGCGAGGAAGTCCACGACGGCTGCACGGAATGCGGCATCTCGGTCGACCAGGGTGTTGTCCAGATCCAGCAACAGGAGCGGCAGCGGAAGCGGCATGACCGGAAGTGAATCACGCTCCGCAAAACCGAGCGCCGCCGCACGCTGTCGGCTGGTTACGCACGGGCCACGCCATGCCAGTACGCCGCGATCTTCGAGGTCTGCCGCACGATGCGGTCGGGTTGCGGCGGCGCAGGCCAGAACTGGAGGAGGTAGTGGTCGGCCGCATCGCCCTCCACACGCGTGTCAAGATCATGCCCACGGTCCATCCCCCGCCCGCTGTAGCGCACCCGGTAGTCGGTCTCCTCGAGTCCGAGCGGCCAGTCCCGCTCCCCGGCCCACTGCTGCAAGCAGGAATCGCCGGAGAGGGGCCGGAAGGACACCTCCACGATGTCCTCCCACACCGGGTCGACAGCGGGTTCACGGTCGTGGACTTCTACGGTGAAGCCCACATCCCCCGTGTGCAGTCCGGTGACCAGCCACAGAAAGCCCGGGACCGCCGCGCCGCACAGACCGGATGCCTGTCCGGCGAACGTCTCATCCAGATCCGGTTGGTCATCGTGATCGCTGACCACGTAGACCTGCCCATACGAAACATGAACCTCACCCGTAACCGGCCTGTGCACCAGGGCCCCTCCCCATACAGGCCGCCAGCGTCAGCGGCCATCGTGGCGTCATGCTAAGCGGCCCCACTGACAGTGCGAGGTGCTGCCACCTGCGGCCCATCCCGAGAGGCGCGACAGTGAAAACTATGAGTGCCTGAGTGGTGACGGGATGCGTATCCGTCACGTCTTCGTCTCACTCAAGGAGTCTTCATGAAGCCCATGATCAAGCTGGGTCTCACGGCAGCTGCGGCCGGCGTCGCCGTCCTCGGAACAGCTGGCATCGCCGCCGCCGACACCGACCCGTTTGGTGTGGCGCAGAATTCGCCGGGCGTCGTCTCCGGCAACGTGGCTCAGGTCCCGGTGCACATCCCGGTCAACGCCTGTGGCAACTCCCTCGATGTCGTCGGCCTGCTCAACCCGGCCTTCGGGAATGCCTGCTTCAACAAGTAGTGACGCAACGAAGCCCCCTCCGCCGCAAAGGCGGAGGGGGCTTCGTCGTTCGCCGGCCCTGACCCGCACCTTGTAGGAACGTCCCCCTCCGGGCCACGATGCCCGCATGAAGGGTGATCTTTTTGCGAGCGAGTACATGGTGCAGCCCGCCGTCGCGCCGGGCATGACCGTTCAGAACGCCAAGTCGATCCGGTATGTGATCGACGGCGAAATGCTGGCTCGGCAGGGGGCGATGGTCGCGTACCGGGGGAATCTGAAGTTCGAGCGGAAGGGGCAGGGCGTCGGCGGCATGCTGAAGCGTGCCGTCACCGGGGAGGGGCTTCCGGTGATGAAGGTGCACGGCCAGGGCGAGGCCTGGTTCGCGCAAGAGGCGCAGAACGTGTTCGTCGTGGACATCGAGCCCGGCGACGTGTTCACCGTCAATGGCCGCAACGTGCTCTGCTTCGACCCCACATTGACGTACGAGATCAAGACGGTGAAGGGCGCCGGGATCAGCGGCGGCGGGCTGTTCAACAGTGTCTTCACCGGGCACGGCCGGCTCGGACTCGTCTGTGAGGGCAATCCGCTGGTGCTGCCGGTCTCGCCGCAGCAGCCCGTGTACGTGGACACGGACGCGGTCGTCGGGTGGACCGCCGGTCTGCGTACCTCACTGCACCGTTCGCAGTCGCTCGGCTCGATGATCCGCGGCGGGTCCGGGGAAGCGGTGCAACTCATGCTGGAGGGCGAGGGGTTCGTGGTCGTACGGCCCAGCGAGGCGACCCCGCAGAAGCCGCAGCAGCACTAGCGCCGGTGTAGTCAGTGCTCCGGTACCTGACCAGTACCGGAGCACCAGCAGAGCGGGAATCGCTCAGACGATCAGGACCCGGCGCC
Protein-coding sequences here:
- a CDS encoding esterase/lipase family protein, whose product is MRRRVFGAAAAGVLGIAGLVSLGSPHATAAEEQRPVEYNFTKGFLAGFFKAGEAPPGANDWGCKPSGEHPRPVVLVHGTLENMNDNWRGAAPLLANNGYCVFAFNYGADKQTSPIQGTAHMKESAAQLGAFVDKVRGATGTAEVDLVGHSQGGGPLPRTYLKDDPSAAGKVDKLVGITPSNHGTTLSGITELGRQLHLLQPVNGFLDKTAPALSEQEIGSDFNKALDAGGDTVPGVDYTVIATKYDEVVTPYTNAFLKAGPGATVRNIRLQDTCAKDYSDHLQAPYDPITLTHVLNALDPAHPRAVKCQTVLPLTGPTGPVEQ
- a CDS encoding helix-turn-helix domain-containing protein yields the protein MNGSDTAAMPSFGGAWAVFPQRLGDELRKENRTLAAEIIHEIRRQIPEFSRPLSGKFGAFIRNGVETALAEFVDRVGEGGGELDARRLPVYRALGRGELAVGRSLDALQAAYRLGGRVAWRRYARVARRLSLGTEAVAQLAETAFTHIDEIAAESVAAYARAQADAAGTLGRRRHRLLTLLIASDPPAADALEQAARDAEWALPEMVAGVALGPRRVAGSGAGVTGPGTALPGGSRSPASGTGGPPSPAPGTGGSQSPAPGTGGSQRPASAPGGQPAASAHDDADAAPTFRKPLPQDVLAELDGPAPCLLVPDPDPGTLLTDPRLHRLLHERSGVIGPVVPLAQAADSLRWARTLREHGPADTHREAGRHLPDLLLLADPALVRLMATRRLAPLAGLTPKQRNRLAHTLLAHLQSPHGSAPELAERLDIHPQTARQRLHHLQRLFGPALTDPDARFELEAALRAKTPETQP
- a CDS encoding tetratricopeptide repeat protein, with the translated sequence MFFDAKEYANAARILDGLVEEVPEQTGPRLLLARSYYHSAQLGRAETELRTIVERDPVEHYARLMLGRTLERQGRGDEAAPHLRMASALAGDFD
- a CDS encoding aminoglycoside phosphotransferase family protein, with the translated sequence MTDGEIEITAELVHDLLTDQHPDLAGLPIREVAGGWGNKMWRLGDDLAVRVPRMEGVPELLRKECRWLPVLAPRLPLPVPTPVRIGEPSARFPRPWSVMTWVRGEPLDSAAISRGDHAADALAGFLGALHVEAPAEAPASSDRGAHPKKCTDGFEDFLKAIDAGGLAAEVGAVRDVWDDAVAAPEWQGPPVWLHGDLHPANVVVSDGTLSGVVDFDAMFAGDPVWDLAAAWLLLPAGVVSRFFEAYARADDATVRRARGLAAMKSLFLILMGQNGDRGLPGGKPTWGPAGRAALGRVLASGLR
- a CDS encoding methyltransferase → MNRTDQPAPAPRLTTPWGDVDLARFPENPRDLLRAWDAADTYLLRHLADTGTDLTGAVTVVGDRWGALATALTGIPGCTPTLISDSYLGQQATYANLTRNEHTGTRLLTTQDTPPATIDVLLVRVPKSLALLEDQLHRLRPAVHANTVVIGTGMVKEIHTSTLNLFERIIGPTRTSLAEKKARLIFTEPDPTLAPAPNPWPHTYELPSDIGPLSARPVVNHAGVFCAEHLDIGTRFLLQHLPRATDARRIVDLGCGNGVVGTSAALTHPNADVLFTDESHQAVASAEATYTENVGDRPGKAEFRVADGLADTPPGSVDLILNNPPFHTHQATTDATAHRMFTQARAALRPGGELWVVGNRHLGYHVKLRRLFGNSQLVTSNAKFVILKAVKQEPRDRRG
- a CDS encoding HAD family hydrolase, producing the protein MPLPLPLLLLDLDNTLVDRDAAFRAAVVDFLAEYGLAAVDVGWVMDLDGGGYAARGEVAAAMADRYGDVVPVAAVRALLDGGGADRVVLAEDARDALVKARAGGWSCGIVTNGRTAQQVAKMRTSGLDRLVQGWAVSEAVGHKKPDPGIFRAAADAVGVPLEGAWVVGDSPHADIAGAHALGLRSVWVSGGRAWAADGYRPTHVAVDVAAAIHHVVRSA
- a CDS encoding chaplin; protein product: MKPMIKLGLTAAAAGVAVLGTAGIAAADTDPFGVAQNSPGVVSGNVAQVPVHIPVNACGNSLDVVGLLNPAFGNACFNK
- a CDS encoding AIM24 family protein; its protein translation is MKGDLFASEYMVQPAVAPGMTVQNAKSIRYVIDGEMLARQGAMVAYRGNLKFERKGQGVGGMLKRAVTGEGLPVMKVHGQGEAWFAQEAQNVFVVDIEPGDVFTVNGRNVLCFDPTLTYEIKTVKGAGISGGGLFNSVFTGHGRLGLVCEGNPLVLPVSPQQPVYVDTDAVVGWTAGLRTSLHRSQSLGSMIRGGSGEAVQLMLEGEGFVVVRPSEATPQKPQQH